CGATCGGGGCCAGGAACGCCTTGCCCGCGCCCTCCAGGAAGAAGATCGGCACCGTCGCGGCGGCCACGATGAGGATCGCGTACACGATCGACCCGCGCACCCCGGCGAGGGCGTGCGACACGGCCGACCCCGCCGCGTCGGGCGAGCCGCCCTTCAGGCGGTACTCCCGGATGTCGCGGGCGGCGTGATGGGTGTCGGCGACCACGTCGTGGATCACCGCGGTCAGGCCGAGCACCAGCCCCGCCACGATCATCGGATTGACCGTGGTGTCGCGCAGGTACAGCACCACCACCGCCACGGCCAGCGACAGCGGCACGGCCACCGCGATGATCACTGCCTTGCGCCAGCTCCACAGCAGCAGGGCCGCCGCGATCAGCATCAGCACCACGCCCGCCAGCAGCGCCCAGGACAGGTGCTGGAACGAGGACTCGATGAACGTCGCCGGGCGGTAGAGCGAGGTGTCCACGGTGACGCCGGTCAGGCCCGGCGCCATCGACGCCATGGCGGCCTCGACGCCCTTGGTCACCTCGACCGCGTTGGCATCCGGGAACTTCTCCACCACCAGGTAGAGGCACTGCTGCCCGCCGGCGCAGACGGCGTCGCCGATGAGCGGCTGGTGGTTCTCCACCACGGTCGCCACGTCGCCGAGCGTCTTCGGCGGGGCCGCCGGGGCGGGCTGCCCGGCTGCGCCGTTCTCGGGTGCGGCGCTCTCCAGCGGCACCTTCGCGAGATCCGCGGCGGTCTTGATGGTCTGCTCGTGGAAGATGTTGAGCCGCTGGTTCACGGTGTCGATGAAGCCGCCGGTGCCGGGGCTCGACGCCTCCAGGAAGGTCAGCGGCGAGACCTCCAGCGCGTTGCCGGCGGTGGCGATCACCTGGGCCAGCGTGGTGCCGTTGGCCTTGAGCTTCGCCGGATCGACCAGCACCTGCAGCTGGCGGTCACGGAAGCCCCACACCGTCACGTTCGCCACGCCGGGCACGCCCATCAGCCGCGGGCTGATCACCCAGCGGGCCAGCACCGACACGTCGATCGGGCTGAGCTTCTCCGAGCCCAGCTTGATCATCGCAGCGCGCCGGTACGACGACATCGGCTGGATCATCTGCGGCGGCTTGGCGACCTCCGGCAGGCCCGCCACACCGACCGCCTGGGTGAGCCGCTCCTGCACCACCTGCCGGGCGTCGAGCATGTCCGTGCCCGGCTCGAACGTCATCACCACCGAGGAAAGCCCCGGCAGCGACGCCGACTCGATCTCGTCCAGGAACGGCACCCCCACCAGCAGGTCCTGTTCCAAGGGGACGGTGATGAGCTGCTCGACCTCCTCAGCGGACAGTCCGAGCGCCTCGGTCTGCACCTCCACCGTGGTCGGCGTGAACTCCGGCAGCACGTCCACCGGAATCTTGTGCAGTTGCACCGCGCCGAACAGCATCAGGCCCGCGGCCAGTGGCAGCACCAGCAGCCGGAACCGCATACCCGCTTCGATGATCCAGCGCATCACTGCCCCCTGAGGCCGGCCGGGGTGACATGGTGGTGACGAAGGTGGACGAAACGTCCCACTTTATGAGATTTTTTCAGGCTAATACGGGCGTGCACCCTAAGGGTCCGAAAAACGAAAAGTAAGACAAATCAGGTAACCCTCAGCTGATTGCCAGACTGCTTTACGCCGCTGTACCAGCGCTTTCGGCCTACTTCCGGCTTCTTGCGACACCGCGCCCCAGACCGCTCGACAATGGAGGTACGAGCAGCGGAGGACACCTGTGGTGATGCAGAGTTCCAACCCCGTGCTGACCCGGCGGATCGACGCACCCGTCATCCTCGACCAGCGCGGCAGAGTGACCCTGGACGGGGTGGCAGGCCGCACGCTCGTGCTCATCGCGGTGACCGTGGCCGCCGCGGCGGTCTCCTGGAACGTGCTCCGCACGCCTGCCTGGACCGGACTCGCCGCCCTCGGCTCCACCCTGGCCACACTGGTCCTGGTGCTGGTGATCACCATCAAGCAGATCACCAACCCCCTGATCATCAGCGGGTACGCCGTGCTCCAGGGCGTCTTCCTGGGCGTGGTGAGCCGGGAGCTGGAGCAGCGGTTCCCCGGCATCGTGATCCAGGCCGTGATCGGCACGTTCGGCGTGTTCCTGGCCATGGCCGCGCTGTACCGCGCCCGGATCCTGCGCGCCAGCCGCCGCTTCGCCCAGGTGATCACCGGCGCCCTGCTCGGCATCCTGCTGCTCAGCCTGCTCGACCTGGTGCTGCGCTTCTTCGGCACCAGCCTGCCCATCTACCGGGCCGGCACCGTGGGCGTGATCTTCGCGGTGATCTGCGTGATCGTCGGCGCGCTCACCTTCGTGCTCGACTTCGACCAGGTCGAACGCGCCGTGGCGGGCGGCCTGCCACCCCGCTACGGCTGGTACCTGGCCTTCGGCATGCTGGTAGGCCTGATCTTCCTCTACTGGCAGATCATCCGCCTGCTCAGCTACCTCCGCCGCTAGGAAGGAAGGGCACCTTCTTAACGCTCTGCGTAGAGGAAGGGCACCTTCTTAACCCTGGCCGGACTGCGGCGCTCGGCACCCGGGCGTTGATCGCGATCTCGTGTCGAAAGCTGTGGTCCAGCTGCACGTTTGGACACGAACTCGCGATCATCCCCACCCGCCGGCGGCACCCGCCGTCCACGCGGGCGGGACCGAACCGGACCGCGTTAAGAAGGGCACCTTCTATAACGGAAAGCGTTAAGAAGGTGCCCTTCCTTTCAGCGGATGGGGTGGCTGGCGGCCCGGAGGGCGGTCTTGACCTCGCCGATGGAGACCTCGCCGAAGTGGAAGACGCTCGCGGCGAGCACGGCGTCGGCGCCGGCCTCGACGGCGGGCGGGAAGTCGGCGGCCTTACCGGCGCCGCCGGAGGCGATCACCGGGATGTCGACCACGGCGCGCACCTCCTTGATCAGCTCCAGGTCGAAGCCCTCCTTGGTGCCGTCGGCGTCCATGGAGTTCAGCAGGATCTCCCCTGCGCCCAGCTCGGCCACGCGCCGTGCCCACTCGATCGCGTCCAGCCCCGCCGACTTGCGCCCGCCGTGCGTGGTCACCTCGAAGCCGCGGCCTTCCTTGAGGCGGCGCACGTCCAGCGAGAGCACCAGCACCTGGTTGCCGAACCGGCGCGCGATCTCGGTGATCAGCTCGGGCCGGTGGATCGCCGCGGTGTTGACCCCGACCTTGTCCGCCCCCGCGCGCAGCAGCACGTCCACATCGTCGACCGAGCGCACACCGCCGCCGACGGTCAGCGGGATGAAGACCGTCTCCGCGGTGCGCCGCACCACCTCCAGCATGGTGCCCCGGCCCTCGACAGAGGCGGACACGTCCAGGAAGGTGATCTCGTCGGCGCCCGCCGCGTCGTACGCCGCCGCCAGCTCCACCGGGTCGCCCGCGTCGCGCAGGTCCACGAAGTTCACACCCTTGACCACCCGCCCGGCGTCCACGTCCAGACAGGGGATGACCCGCACCGCGACACTCATGCCGTCGAAACTACCCGGCACCCCGCCGGGGTGACGCTTTGGTCCGGTTCCTGAGACGTGTGCCGCGTACCCGCGCCCGCCGCGCTGAGCAGCACGCCGCCCACCACCAGCGCCCCCGCCACCAGGTCCGGCGCGCCCAGCGGCTCGTGCAGCACCAGCGCCGCCGACCCCATGCCGAAGAACGGCACC
The Catellatospora sp. IY07-71 DNA segment above includes these coding regions:
- a CDS encoding Bax inhibitor-1/YccA family protein, translated to MQSSNPVLTRRIDAPVILDQRGRVTLDGVAGRTLVLIAVTVAAAAVSWNVLRTPAWTGLAALGSTLATLVLVLVITIKQITNPLIISGYAVLQGVFLGVVSRELEQRFPGIVIQAVIGTFGVFLAMAALYRARILRASRRFAQVITGALLGILLLSLLDLVLRFFGTSLPIYRAGTVGVIFAVICVIVGALTFVLDFDQVERAVAGGLPPRYGWYLAFGMLVGLIFLYWQIIRLLSYLRR
- the hisF gene encoding imidazole glycerol phosphate synthase subunit HisF; its protein translation is MSVAVRVIPCLDVDAGRVVKGVNFVDLRDAGDPVELAAAYDAAGADEITFLDVSASVEGRGTMLEVVRRTAETVFIPLTVGGGVRSVDDVDVLLRAGADKVGVNTAAIHRPELITEIARRFGNQVLVLSLDVRRLKEGRGFEVTTHGGRKSAGLDAIEWARRVAELGAGEILLNSMDADGTKEGFDLELIKEVRAVVDIPVIASGGAGKAADFPPAVEAGADAVLAASVFHFGEVSIGEVKTALRAASHPIR